Part of the Bacteroidales bacterium genome is shown below.
GGCAGTTTCATACACCCCATGGTTGAGAAAATTGGTAAACGACATTAACCTTGCATACGTGGCTGGCTATTGGAAGTTTGGTCGTTATGGAAACGATCCTCAAGCATTAAGTGCCACTTTGCGTTACTTCTCACTCGGTTCTATTCAAACAACTGATGACGGAGGAAACGTATTGAGTTCGGTAAATCCATACGAAATGGCATTAGACCTTGCCTACTCTCGCAAACTTACAAACAACTTTTCAATGGCAGTTGCATTGCGTTTTATATACTCTGATCTTGGATATTCAACTGACGGAAGTAGCGATGTAAAAGGTGCAGCCGCATTTGCCGCCGACATTGCTGGATACCAAACATTCTATCCAATTGTTGGACGCAGTGAGTGTCAATGGTCATGGGGATTCAATATCTCTAATATAGGAACAAAAGTATCGTACGATGGCGGAGCAAATAACGCATTCCTTCCTGCCAACCTACGTTTGGGAACAACATTCAAATTTCCTGTTGCCGATTATCACACATTGGCCCTCAACTTAGATTTAAATAAACTTATGGTTCCCACCGCTCCTCGCCAAGCAGACTATTTGGATGCCGAAGGTAATCCCGATCCAATTGCATATCAAGAGGCTTCTGAAGATTTCAACAATATGTCATCATTCAAAGGTATATTCAAATCGTTTGCCGATGCACCAGGAGGATTTAAAGAGGAGTTGCAGGAGATACAAATCTCAACAGGTCTTGAGTACTCATACAACCAACAATTCTTTGCTCGTGTAGGTTACTACTACGAAAACAAATATAAAGGTAACCGCCAATATGTTACATTTGGAGCAGGATTCTCGTTGAGTGTATTCACACTTGATGCAGCATACGTTTTGGCAACAGCACAAAGCAGTCCGTTAGACCAGACATTACGTTTTACACTCGGATTTGATATGGCAGGATTGAAAGACCTTGTTGGTAGCAAACGCGGTAGAAGATAGTTGCAGGCAATATGAAAATCAGAGTTGGTTTAGGATACGATGTTCACCGTCTTGTAGAGGGCAGAGAACTATGGTTAGGAGGGGTAAAGATTGAGCACACTCTTGGTCTTGACGGACACTCCGATGCCGATGTAGCAATACACGCCCTATGCGATGCCATATTAGGTGCTGCCGCTATGCGAGATATAGGTTATCACTTTCCACCAAGCGACAATAAATATAAGAATATAGACAGTAAACTTTTACTTAAAGATGTTGTTGAAATAGTAAAAGAGAAGGGGTATAAGATAGGCAACATCGATATTACTATATGTGCAGAACGTCCTAAAATAAACCCCCATATCCCTGCAATGATTAATACTCTTGCTCCTATTCTGGAGATTGAAGAGGATGAGGTATCAATAAAAGCCACTACCACCGAAAAGCTTGGTTTTGTTGGCAAAGAAGAGGGTATTGCTGCTCATGCGGTTGTTCTTATTGAAAAGATATAGACTATGAAAAGGAGCAAAATATTTAGTATGCTATTGTCAGTGACAATAGCCTTTTTCGTATTTACACTTAACAGTTGTAATAAGGCAGAAGAAACACCGAAAGTAAAAAATATAATAATGCTTATAGGTGACGGAATGGGACCCACTCATATCCCCTCGCTTATGCTCGAAGAGCAATACGCTCCCACCAACTTTGAACGAGCCAAACGTGCCTCATTTGTAACAACATACTCTCACAACAACAGAGTAACCGACTCCGCAGCAGCAGGAACAGCATTGGCGTGTGGCGAGAAAACTGACAATAGTGTTATAGGATTAACAGCCGAAGGAGATACTCTTATCTCAAACCTTGCATTTGCAGAGGCTCTTGGTATGCCGAGTGCGATAGTTGTAAGTTGCGATATTACCCACGCAACTCCTGCCTCATTCTACGCACATGCAAAGCACCGTAACGAGAGAGAAAACATTGCAGAATGGTTACCAAATTCCGGAATTGACATAATATTTGGAGGAGGACTTACCGCTTTTACAAACAGAGGAGATAGTATAAACCTTATGAACAAATTTAAAGAGAGTGGATACTTGGTAATTGACTCTTTACAACAAGCCGATGGCATAACAGAGGGCAAAGTTATTGGACTATTTGCCGATGAACATTTACCAAGTATAGTTAACGGAAGAGGAGATATGTTGCCACAAGCAACACAAAAGGCATTAGATATATTAACTACCAATTCTAAGAAGAGTGGCAAAGGATTCTTTATGATGGTTGAAGGCTCACAAATTGATTTTGAGTCACACGCCAACAACCCCAAAGGTATATATGGCGAGATGAAAGACTTTGACAAAGTTGTAGGAGTAGCCTTTGATTATGCCGACTCTCACCCCGGAACACTTGTTATTGTTTGTGCCGACCACGATACAGGAGGTATGTCAATCCCCTCGTGCAAAACCGACTTCACACTAGGCGAAAGCGGAGTAGAATATAACTTTGGCAGTACAAGCCACACCGCAACAATGACCCCTGCCCTGTTCTACGGCACAGGAGCCGATGAATTTGGTGCAATAATTGACAACACCGATATTGCAAAAAAGGTTAGAGAGTTGTTATTAACGAGAAATTAATGTAAATAGATATATAAATACTCTATTGATATAATTATATGAATCCAAAAGTAGAAGAGTTCATCAGAAAAGCAAAGGAGCAACAACAAATTGAAGAGAAGAAAGAGAGAGATATTCTTTTAATATCACTTGGTCTTGTAGATGAAACTAAAACTATTGAAATAGTTGAATACTCCGCAACAAAAGATGAGGAGCATAAATTCATAGATCCTCAAAAGAAGATGTTTTATAAGAAAAATGTTTTCCCTGCTCCAATTGATGTTACCGATGAGGAATACAACGAAATATTAAAATATATACCCAGTAAGGATATTTCTAAGAATACTAATCCTTTGAACAAAACAAAAACAAGATTAAAGATTGTAACAACTAATGAAATACAAGGGTATAAAGTATCGCAATATTTAGGTCTTGTAAATGCAAATATTGTTATTGGTGCTAATTTTATAGCAGACTGGTTTGCATCATGGACTGATGTTATAGGAGGTTATTCCGGTTCATATCAAAATAGATTAGATGAAATTTACGAAAGCGCCCTTATTGAGTTAGAAGAGAAGGCCAATGCATTAAATGCAGATGCCATACTAGGGACTATTTTCGATTTTAACGAAATCTCAGGAAAAGGCAAATCAATGTTTATGCTTACAGCATACGGTTCTGCCGTAAAATTAAAAAGAGAAGATAAATAAAATCTCCAAAGATTTTAAAGAAATCCCCAAAGTTTTTCCAAACTTTGGGGATTCTATTTATTTTGTAGTTTCAGTAAGTTCCTTAAATATTTTTAATAATAAAGTTAACAATTATCATCTAATACATCACCACCTCTCCATTCTCTACCAAGAGATTTGGTAAAATATTTTATTGCACCAACTTCTTCAAAGAATGTCCCTTTCGATTTGTGTATAAATATTCCATCTTCATAGATTACTTCTGATAATGCATAAGGTTTTATTCCATCAGTTTTTACAATAACGGATAGATGTGTTTCATCTTCGGACATTGCAGCATCTAATACATATGAAATTGCATATTTATTTTTACTATATACAACCCCTTCTTTGAGTCTTTTTAAATAATCTTGTAACGGAGTAGATGTTATCTCCTGAGGGCATTGTGGGAATTCTGCAGGAGTTACCCAATCTTGTTGTTTAGCTCTCGGAGTAAGAGAATCTATAATATTGAGTGTTTCTTTTACATTCTTATATTCTGCACTATACACCTCCTCTTTATCTCTATCTTCGTTATTATGATATAAAAATGTTCCATTCCATTTAATTGCTTCTTTCGTAATGTCTGTAGAAAACACATAATCTCCAAAACCTTTTCCAGTACTTGGTTTAGAATCTTGAAGTGACCACCAGTCCATATTTTTCTTACAAATAGCAGCTTCTTCTTTTGTAACAGTTCTCATCCATTCTACGTTCTTTGGGAGTGACTTCTCTCTAAGAATTGCAGGATTCTCAAGAAATGCTTCTATACTTCCACATAAATAGATAATCTTCTTGCAAGTAATTTGATTATTTAAAGCATTCTCCAATCTTGTTAACCAACGTAGATTCTCTGGTCTGTTATTACAACTATTTGTATCTTTATGATCTACTACCATATGAGGGTATGGCTCTGGTCCATGAAATGCAGTACAAACCACTTGATGGACACGAACATTATTAGCATGAATCATATAACCATTAGGATTTTTTTTACCAAATGTCCAAACATTATCCCATTTACTTATACGGCATCCTCCTTTTTGAAGACGACAAATCGCTCCATTATCTCTAACTTTATATATGCGTCCCTTGTATTCACATTGTTTCTCACAATCGAATTCCTCAAGTAATTTATTATTATCCATATTACTTTCTAATTTAAGAGTTTGGAACTAAATCAAGATGAGCATCCAATATAACACAAATACGAGAGAGTATATCAACACCAGTTGAATACTTACCTTGCTCTATACGAGAAAGATTTGCAGCATCAATTCCTGCAAGGACAGCAAGGTCTCGTGCTTCCATATTTTTAGACTCTCTAAGTTCCCTAATACGACAACCTATACGTACTCGTTCACTTTGTCTATTTCCTGAATCCATACCTAATGAAGGAACTGCATTAATACGAAAATCTCTACTAATACGCATTATCATCTGCTCCTTATCATCAGAGAAATTACGATCAAAAATAAACTCGATCAAATGAAGAACATATGCCTTGTACTCATCACTATAATACTTAGCAATATCAGAAATAATTTGAAATATTTCGCCATCAGGCGTCTGTACCTCAACATAATGCCTGTTGAGGATTTTGGCTCGAGACCTTGTCTCGATAGCCATAAATTTTTTAATGTTACTTTGCATAATTTTTCTACAGTTTTTAATGTGGAGACCCCACGAAAAATTAATATTTGATGCAAAAGT
Proteins encoded:
- the porV gene encoding type IX secretion system outer membrane channel protein PorV — its product is MKYRIIIISLILSMAYSEVYAQNIKNQFNPVTTGVTSLNIAPDARGGGLGDLGVATDPDVNSQFWNPAKYAFTESRGGLAVSYTPWLRKLVNDINLAYVAGYWKFGRYGNDPQALSATLRYFSLGSIQTTDDGGNVLSSVNPYEMALDLAYSRKLTNNFSMAVALRFIYSDLGYSTDGSSDVKGAAAFAADIAGYQTFYPIVGRSECQWSWGFNISNIGTKVSYDGGANNAFLPANLRLGTTFKFPVADYHTLALNLDLNKLMVPTAPRQADYLDAEGNPDPIAYQEASEDFNNMSSFKGIFKSFADAPGGFKEELQEIQISTGLEYSYNQQFFARVGYYYENKYKGNRQYVTFGAGFSLSVFTLDAAYVLATAQSSPLDQTLRFTLGFDMAGLKDLVGSKRGRR
- a CDS encoding 2-C-methyl-D-erythritol 2,4-cyclodiphosphate synthase; its protein translation is MKIRVGLGYDVHRLVEGRELWLGGVKIEHTLGLDGHSDADVAIHALCDAILGAAAMRDIGYHFPPSDNKYKNIDSKLLLKDVVEIVKEKGYKIGNIDITICAERPKINPHIPAMINTLAPILEIEEDEVSIKATTTEKLGFVGKEEGIAAHAVVLIEKI
- a CDS encoding alkaline phosphatase, whose amino-acid sequence is MKRSKIFSMLLSVTIAFFVFTLNSCNKAEETPKVKNIIMLIGDGMGPTHIPSLMLEEQYAPTNFERAKRASFVTTYSHNNRVTDSAAAGTALACGEKTDNSVIGLTAEGDTLISNLAFAEALGMPSAIVVSCDITHATPASFYAHAKHRNERENIAEWLPNSGIDIIFGGGLTAFTNRGDSINLMNKFKESGYLVIDSLQQADGITEGKVIGLFADEHLPSIVNGRGDMLPQATQKALDILTTNSKKSGKGFFMMVEGSQIDFESHANNPKGIYGEMKDFDKVVGVAFDYADSHPGTLVIVCADHDTGGMSIPSCKTDFTLGESGVEYNFGSTSHTATMTPALFYGTGADEFGAIIDNTDIAKKVRELLLTRN
- a CDS encoding YbjQ family protein, which gives rise to MNPKVEEFIRKAKEQQQIEEKKERDILLISLGLVDETKTIEIVEYSATKDEEHKFIDPQKKMFYKKNVFPAPIDVTDEEYNEILKYIPSKDISKNTNPLNKTKTRLKIVTTNEIQGYKVSQYLGLVNANIVIGANFIADWFASWTDVIGGYSGSYQNRLDEIYESALIELEEKANALNADAILGTIFDFNEISGKGKSMFMLTAYGSAVKLKREDK
- a CDS encoding HNH endonuclease; amino-acid sequence: MDNNKLLEEFDCEKQCEYKGRIYKVRDNGAICRLQKGGCRISKWDNVWTFGKKNPNGYMIHANNVRVHQVVCTAFHGPEPYPHMVVDHKDTNSCNNRPENLRWLTRLENALNNQITCKKIIYLCGSIEAFLENPAILREKSLPKNVEWMRTVTKEEAAICKKNMDWWSLQDSKPSTGKGFGDYVFSTDITKEAIKWNGTFLYHNNEDRDKEEVYSAEYKNVKETLNIIDSLTPRAKQQDWVTPAEFPQCPQEITSTPLQDYLKRLKEGVVYSKNKYAISYVLDAAMSEDETHLSVIVKTDGIKPYALSEVIYEDGIFIHKSKGTFFEEVGAIKYFTKSLGREWRGGDVLDDNC
- a CDS encoding helix-turn-helix transcriptional regulator; protein product: MAIETRSRAKILNRHYVEVQTPDGEIFQIISDIAKYYSDEYKAYVLHLIEFIFDRNFSDDKEQMIMRISRDFRINAVPSLGMDSGNRQSERVRIGCRIRELRESKNMEARDLAVLAGIDAANLSRIEQGKYSTGVDILSRICVILDAHLDLVPNS